The following are from one region of the Hymenobacter radiodurans genome:
- a CDS encoding ferritin-like domain-containing protein: MASISDNTARAYNDLVEINETGAKGYQEAAEGATSPQLKSQLSQFSQQRAQFASELKQQARQFGINTEAGNTVEGVVADAAAAVHRGWINIKSAITGQDDNAILGECETGDKVALEAYEQALKAEGLPVEAKSIIQKQHGEILAAKNQITSLKH; encoded by the coding sequence ATGGCCTCTATCAGCGATAACACTGCCCGCGCCTACAACGACCTCGTCGAAATCAACGAAACTGGTGCCAAGGGCTACCAGGAAGCTGCCGAAGGCGCTACCAGTCCACAATTGAAGTCGCAACTGAGCCAGTTCAGCCAGCAGCGCGCCCAGTTCGCTTCCGAGTTGAAGCAGCAGGCTCGTCAGTTTGGCATCAATACCGAAGCTGGCAACACAGTGGAAGGTGTAGTAGCCGACGCTGCCGCTGCTGTACACCGCGGCTGGATTAACATCAAATCGGCCATCACCGGCCAGGACGATAACGCCATTCTGGGCGAGTGCGAAACTGGCGACAAAGTAGCCCTCGAAGCGTATGAGCAAGCTCTGAAAGCTGAAGGCCTGCCCGTTGAAGCTAAGTCTATCATTCAGAAGCAGCACGGCGAAATCCTGGCTGCTAAGAACCAAATTACTTCGTTGAAGCACTAA
- a CDS encoding DNA topoisomerase IV subunit B translates to MADEQLPIAPQHAYTEDSIRSLDWREHIRLRPGMYIGKLGDGSAYDDGIYVLVKEVIDNSIDEHVMGHGRTIDIKISDQRVQVRDYGRGIPLGKVVDVVSKINTGGKYDSKVFQKSVGLNGVGTKAVNALSNYFLVQSVRDGLMKSAEFSQGKLVQDPKPQKTSQRNGTLMVFQPDDTVFRNYRFIPEYLENQIWNYVYLNAGLTINFNGQKYYSENGLLDLLSRKADPESLRYPIIHLKAPDIELALTHGNDYGEEYYSFVNGQYTTQGGTHLAAFREAVVKTVREFYKKEYDAADIRGSIIAAISVRVQEPVFESQTKTKLGSINMGEDGPTVRGFILDFVKEHLDNYLHKNQAVADALKRRIEQSERERKDMAGVKKLANQRAKKANLHNRKLRDCRFHLGEGKQEAEALTTLFITEGDSASGSITKSRNVETEAVFSLRGKPLNCFGLKKKIVYENEELNLLQHALNIEEGIEHLRYNRVVIATDADVDGMHIRLLLLTFFLQFFPDLVRNNHVFILETPLFRVRNKKTTIYCYNEQEKQDAMRKLGRNPEVTRFKGLGEISPDEFGKFIGDNIKLEPVILQSDRSIQQVLTYYMGKNTPARQEFIIDNLRQEKDMITSDVLPVEEVAEEDMAFA, encoded by the coding sequence ATGGCTGACGAACAACTTCCCATTGCCCCCCAACACGCGTACACCGAAGACAGCATCCGCTCCCTGGATTGGCGCGAGCACATCCGTTTGCGGCCCGGTATGTACATCGGCAAGCTCGGCGATGGCTCGGCCTACGATGACGGTATTTATGTGCTCGTGAAGGAAGTTATTGATAATTCCATTGACGAGCACGTGATGGGTCACGGCCGCACCATCGACATCAAAATATCCGACCAGCGCGTGCAGGTGCGCGACTATGGCCGCGGCATTCCGCTGGGCAAAGTGGTGGATGTGGTCAGCAAAATCAACACCGGCGGCAAGTACGATTCCAAGGTCTTCCAGAAGTCGGTGGGCTTGAATGGCGTGGGTACCAAGGCCGTAAATGCGCTCAGCAACTACTTCCTTGTGCAAAGCGTGCGCGACGGCCTGATGAAATCGGCGGAGTTCTCGCAGGGCAAACTCGTGCAGGATCCTAAGCCGCAGAAAACGTCGCAGCGCAATGGCACCCTGATGGTGTTTCAGCCCGACGACACGGTTTTCCGCAACTACCGCTTCATTCCGGAGTACCTCGAAAATCAGATCTGGAACTACGTTTATCTGAACGCCGGGCTCACGATTAACTTCAACGGGCAGAAGTATTACTCCGAAAATGGCTTGCTCGACCTGCTCAGCCGCAAAGCCGACCCGGAGAGCCTGCGTTACCCCATCATCCACCTCAAGGCCCCCGATATTGAGCTGGCGCTAACGCACGGCAACGACTACGGCGAGGAATATTATTCCTTCGTAAACGGCCAGTATACCACGCAGGGCGGTACGCACCTCGCGGCCTTCCGTGAGGCGGTAGTCAAAACCGTGCGTGAGTTTTACAAGAAGGAATACGACGCGGCCGACATTCGCGGCTCTATCATCGCGGCCATTTCGGTGCGGGTGCAAGAGCCAGTGTTCGAAAGCCAGACCAAAACCAAGCTTGGCTCCATTAACATGGGTGAGGATGGCCCGACGGTGCGTGGCTTCATTCTGGATTTCGTAAAAGAGCACCTCGATAATTACCTGCACAAAAACCAAGCAGTGGCTGATGCGCTCAAGCGCCGCATTGAGCAAAGTGAGCGGGAGCGCAAGGACATGGCGGGCGTGAAAAAGCTGGCTAACCAGCGCGCCAAGAAAGCCAACTTGCACAACCGCAAGCTCCGCGACTGCCGTTTCCACCTCGGCGAAGGCAAGCAGGAAGCCGAAGCTCTAACTACGCTCTTCATCACCGAGGGCGACTCTGCGTCGGGTTCTATTACCAAAAGCCGCAACGTCGAGACCGAGGCTGTATTCAGCTTACGTGGTAAGCCGCTGAACTGCTTTGGCCTGAAAAAGAAGATTGTATACGAAAACGAGGAGCTGAACTTGCTCCAGCACGCGCTCAACATCGAGGAAGGCATTGAACACCTGCGCTACAACCGCGTGGTCATTGCTACCGACGCCGATGTAGATGGTATGCACATTCGCTTGCTGCTGCTTACGTTCTTCCTACAATTCTTCCCTGATCTGGTGCGCAACAACCACGTTTTCATTCTGGAAACGCCGCTGTTCCGCGTCCGCAATAAGAAAACGACCATCTACTGCTACAACGAGCAGGAAAAGCAGGACGCCATGCGCAAGCTGGGCCGCAACCCGGAAGTAACGCGCTTCAAAGGTCTCGGTGAAATCAGCCCCGATGAGTTTGGTAAGTTCATTGGCGACAACATCAAGCTGGAGCCCGTCATCCTGCAATCAGACCGCTCTATTCAGCAAGTCTTGACGTATTATATGGGCAAGAATACGCCTGCTCGTCAGGAGTTTATTATTGACAACCTACGTCAGGAGAAGGACATGATTACCTCCGATGTGCTGCCGGTGGAAGAGGTTGCCGAAGAAGATATGGCATTCGCCTAG
- a CDS encoding AI-2E family transporter, with product MPPVIYYTFLLIGLSLLVFVLWKLDSVLLPITFAALFSILLLPLCQRFERWGWPRVLAILFCLLLVIVGLAAIVFAFGSQMTQFKAELPKLQGKLVQYFDQIQQMLSQRFGIEPISKDEFIDSSLKSAKKDAGGYLGATLNTTADVLSVVTLVPIYMFCFLYYRDHMRQFMFRFVSPEKRTSVLHTVDSIQTVVQAYISGLMTVIVIVAILNAIGLLLLGVKFAIFFAVFASVLTIIPYIGILIGSALPAIITLVETGSPARALGVIGVFVFVQFLEGNFITPMITGSKVSINPMAAIIALILGGELWGTPGIILSIPLIAVIKVVLDASKATEPFGFLLGDVADGDDIVDRKAEPGFFGRLWQRLRGAS from the coding sequence TTGCCCCCCGTCATTTACTATACATTCCTGCTCATTGGTTTGTCGCTGCTCGTGTTCGTGCTCTGGAAGCTCGACAGTGTGTTGCTGCCCATCACCTTTGCGGCCCTCTTCTCCATTCTGCTGTTGCCCTTATGCCAGCGCTTTGAGCGGTGGGGCTGGCCGAGGGTGCTGGCCATCCTCTTCTGCCTCTTGCTGGTGATTGTGGGCTTAGCCGCCATCGTCTTCGCATTCGGCTCGCAGATGACACAGTTTAAAGCCGAGCTTCCCAAGTTGCAGGGCAAGCTGGTGCAGTATTTCGACCAGATTCAGCAGATGCTGAGCCAGCGCTTTGGCATTGAGCCGATCAGCAAAGATGAGTTCATCGACTCATCGCTGAAGAGCGCGAAGAAAGACGCGGGTGGCTACCTGGGCGCTACCTTGAACACGACGGCCGACGTGCTGAGCGTGGTCACGCTGGTACCTATTTATATGTTCTGCTTTCTGTATTACCGCGACCATATGCGGCAGTTCATGTTCCGCTTTGTGAGCCCTGAGAAGCGTACGTCGGTGTTGCACACCGTGGATAGCATCCAGACAGTGGTACAGGCCTATATCAGTGGGCTGATGACGGTTATCGTGATTGTGGCCATCCTGAATGCTATTGGCCTGCTCCTTCTGGGCGTCAAATTCGCCATTTTCTTTGCTGTCTTCGCATCGGTTCTAACCATTATTCCCTACATCGGTATTCTGATTGGCTCGGCCCTGCCGGCCATTATTACGCTCGTAGAAACCGGTTCGCCAGCCAGAGCACTGGGCGTTATTGGTGTGTTTGTGTTTGTGCAATTCCTGGAGGGCAACTTTATTACGCCCATGATTACGGGCTCCAAAGTGAGCATCAACCCGATGGCGGCCATCATTGCGCTTATTCTGGGGGGCGAGCTGTGGGGTACGCCGGGCATCATTCTGAGCATTCCGCTGATAGCCGTGATTAAGGTAGTGCTGGACGCGTCGAAAGCCACGGAGCCGTTTGGCTTCTTGCTGGGCGACGTGGCCGATGGCGACGATATCGTGGACAGAAAGGCTGAGCCAGGCTTTTTTGGGCGGCTTTGGCAGCGCCTGCGAGGAGCTTCGTAA